The Lycium ferocissimum isolate CSIRO_LF1 chromosome 1, AGI_CSIRO_Lferr_CH_V1, whole genome shotgun sequence genome includes a region encoding these proteins:
- the LOC132029234 gene encoding histone-lysine N-methyltransferase ATX2-like produces the protein MALPLSPEENAISKPPLQVDDVDDDRDDVTTPRKYVPLCDVYSATSPYVGGASGSKKVKAARKITPNLETDDQRKRKLPITQFYTRRCKRKRQEPSFYDSLVSQSEKLGFDYGGEGENEGGEEGVGVRYKEKQKRKVSNSKPFSRSVNVANLSDENRENEGEGDKTVVKSKRKVGNSKLDRDDRIDEGEDEELFIKSKEKPKRKLGLCDGSSENEGRDNEMALKSKEKLKRKVGKSGNLCDENRENEGKEGEMVIKSKGKVGNLKLVSHSSKLANFSNGNSEDEGDADEEMVTRNKERRKRKVANSKLGSHSAKLANREVGAEDKEMAINSKDKPKRNVGDLKLVSHSGTEGEEEEMVIKNKENLEVVNFCVKSERDDKGEDDGVVVVKHINKKKEKKRRKLVNPELANLGVDANIIGQLNESCSRGTRNSAGKNKVDTNHGGDDCKNSNSTGNIKKRKENCILENHLNNKSSGSRRTKKWVWLSFEGVDPKKFIGLQCKAYWPLDADWYTGRINGYNSETGRHHVKYVDGDEEHLLLSNERIKFSVSLEEMNRLKLRPSDTSPETDAIDVDEMVVLAASLEDCEALEPGDIIWAKLTGHAMWPAIVLDESLAGGRKGLNKVSGENSVLVQFFGTHDFARVKLKQVISFLRGLLSSFHLKCKKPKFVQGLEEAKMYLSEQKLSKRMLRLQNRINADNNTESEEDEGSSDSEDEGGLRRKLEDVKNCPFELGDLQVVSLGKIVEDSDLFRDEKFIWPEGYTAVRKFPSVTDPGVRVSYKMEVLRDPDFRTRPLFRVTSDSGEQFKGSTPSACWNKVYKRMRKTQVDNFDESVSGGESERTFGSGSHMFGFSHPEILKLIKELSNSRLLAKSLKLASSKNQGLPAGYRPVRVKWKDLDKCNVCHMDEEYENNLFLQCDKCRMMVHARCYGEREPMDGVLWLCNLCRPGAPVVPPPCCLCPVIGGAMKPTTDGRWAHLACAIWIPETCLSDIKRMEPIDGLRRISKDRWKLLCSICGVPYGACIQCSNHTCRVAYHPLCARAAGFCVELEDEDRLHLIPMDDDEEGQCIRLLSFCRKHRAVSSDRPAVDECVGQKACGYSDYTPPSNPSGCARSEPYNYFGRRGRKEPEVLTAASLKRLYVEDRPYLVGGHSQHDQSSDTLSSSFAGSRYSVDLQKLRCSQLDVSRSILSMVEKYNFMKETFRKRLAFGKSGIHGFGIFTKLPHKAGDMVIEYTGELVRPSIADRREHLIYNSLVGAGTYMFRIDDERVIDATRAGSIAHLINHSCEPNCYSRVINVNSNPHIIIFAKRDIKQWEELTYDYRFFSIDEQLACYCGFPRCRGVVNDTEAEERMAKQYAPRNELIDWGGE, from the exons ATGGCGTTACCTCTTTCACCCGAGGAAAACGCGATTTCTAAGCCGCCATTACAGGTAGATGACGTGGATGACGATAGAGACGACGTCACTACTCCGCGGAAGTACGTACCGCTATGCGATGTGTACTCTGCTACCTCCCCTTACGTCGGCGGCGCTAGTGGGAGTAAAAAAGTAAAAGCCGCTCGTAAAATCACTCCCAATTTGGAGACTGATGATCAACGAAAAAGGAAACTTCCGATTACTCAGTTTTACACTCGTCGGTGTAAAAGGAAACGACAGGAACCGTCATTTTACGACTCGTTAGTTTCTCAATCGGAGAAACTAGGGTTTGATTACGGCGGCGAGGGTGAAAATGAGGGCGGAGAGGAGGGAGTAGGTGTAAGATATAAGGAGAAGCAGAAGAGAAAGGTGAGTAATTCAAAACCGTTTTCTCGATCGGTGAATGTAGCTAATTTATCCGATGAAAATAGAGAAAACGAGGGCGAAGGTGATAAAACAGTTGTAAAAAGTAAGAGAAAAGTGGGCAATTCAAAGCTAGATAGAGATGATAGGATAGACGAGGGCGAAGACGAGGAACTGTTTATAAAGAGTAAGGAGAAGCCGAAGAGAAAATTAGGGTTATGTGATGGAAGTAGCGAAAACGAGGGCAGAGACAACGAAATGGCTTTAAAGAGTAAGGAGAAACTGAAGAGAAAAGTGGGCAAATCAGGGaatttatgtgatgaaaatagagaaaatgaggGCAAAGAAGGGGAAATGGTAATAAAGAGTAAGGGTAAAGTGGGAAATTTAAAGCTAGTTTCTCACTCGTCAAAGTTAGCGAATTTTTCCAATGGAAATAGCGAAGATGAGGGCGACGCGGACGAGGAAATGGTTACAAGGAATAAAGAGAGGCGGAAGCGAAAAGTGGCTAATTCAAAGCTAGGTTCTCACTCGGCAAAATTAGCGAATAGAGAAGTCGGGGCCGAAGACAAGGAAATGGCTATAAATAGTAAGGATAAGCCTAAGAGGAATGTGGGAGATTTGAAGCTAGTTTCTCACTCTGGAACTGAGGGcgaagaagaggaaatggttATAAAGAATAAGGAGAATTTAGAAGTAGTGAATTTTTGTGTCAAGAGTGAGAGGGACGACAAGGGAGAAGATGATGGAGTAGTGGTTGTGAAGCATATTAataagaagaaggagaagaagaggaggaagtTGGTTAATCCGGAGCTGGCAAATTTGGGGGTAGATGCTAATATAATCGGTCAGTTGAACGAGTCCTGTTCCAGAGGAACGCGAAATAGTGCTggtaaaaataaagttgacacCAATCACGGTGGTGACGATTGCAAAAATTCTAACTCCACGGGTAACATTAAGAAGCGAAAGGAAAATTGTATTTTGGAGAATCATTTGAACAATAAAAGCTCAGGGTCAAGGCGGACCAAGAAATGGGTTTG GCTGAGTTTTGAAGGCGTTGATCCCAAGAAATTCATTGGACTACAGTGTAAG GCATATTGGCCATTAGATGCTGATTGGTACACTGGTCGCATAAATGGGTACAACTCGGAGACTGGACGGCATCAT GTGAAATATGTAGACGGGGATGAAGAGCATTTACTTTTATCAAATGAAAGGATCAAGTTTTCTGTTTCACTTGAGGAGATGAATCGTTTGAAGTTGAGACCCAGCGATACGAGTCCTGAAACTGATGCAATTGATGTTGATGAGATGGTTGTATTAGCTGCTAGTTTGGAGGACTGTGAAGCTCTTGAGCCTGGAGATATTATATGGGCCAAGCTGACTG GTCATGCCATGTGGCCTGCCATTGTTCTAGATGAATCTCTTGCTGGTGGGCGTAAAGGTCTAAACAAAGTTTCAGGGGAAAATTCAGTTCTTGTGCAGTTTTTTGGCACCCATGATTTTGCTAG GGTCAAGTTAAAGCAAGTTATCTCTTTCCTAAGAGGGCTTCTTTCTTCCTTTCACCTGaagtgcaaaaaaccaaaatttgTTCAAGGTTTGGAGGAAGCAAAAAT GTATCTTAGTGAACAGAAGCTCTCAAAGAGGATGCTGCGGTTACAGAATCGTATCAATGCAGATAATAATACTGAGAGCGAAGAAGATGAAGGCAGTTCTGATTCAGAGGATGAAGGGGGGTTGAGGAGAAAGCTTGAGGATGTCAAAAATTGCCCATTTGAATTGGGAGACTTGCAAGTAGTTAGCCTTG GTAAAATAGTAGAAGATTCGGATCTTTTTCGAGATGAGAAATTTATCTGGCCAGAAGGTTATACTGCTGTGAGGAAGTTCCCCTCAGTAACAG ATCCCGGTGTACGTGTCTCATATAAGATGGAGGTACTGAGAGATCCTGATTTCAGGACACGGCCTTTATTTAGAGTTACATCAGATAGTGGAGAACAG TTTAAGGGATCTACACCATCTGCTTGCTGGAATAAAGTTTACAAACGGATGAGGAAGACACAAGTTGACAATTTTGACGAATCAGTATCTGGCGGTGAAAGTGAAAGGACTTTTGGATCGGGTTCTCATATGTTTGGCTTTTCTCATCCTGAAATTTTGAAACTTATAAAG GAATTATCAAACTCCAGGCTTCTCGCAAAATCATTGAAATTGGCGTCTTCGAAAAATCAAGGCCTGCCTGCTGGATATAGGCCTGTCCGCGTTAAGTGGAAAGATCTGGACAAATGCAACGTTTGCCATATGGATGAG GAGTATGAGAATAATTTGTTTTTGCAGTGTGACAAATGTCGAATGATG GTCCACGCTAGATGCTATGGGGAACGGGAGCCTATGGATGGAGTACTTTGGTTATGCAATTTGTGTCGTCCAGGGGCTCCAGTAGTCCCTCCCCCTTGTTGCCTGTGCCCTGTTATTG gCGGTGCTATGAAGCCTACAACTGATGGACGTTGGGCTCATCTTGCTTGTGCCATTTGGATACCAg AAACCTGCTTATCTGATATAAAGAGAATGGAGCCTATTGATGGTTTGAGAAGGATCAGCAAG GATCGCTGGAAGCTCTTGTGTAGCATCTGTGGTGTTCCTTATGGAGCTTGCATTCAG TGCTCAAACCATACATGTCGGGTGGCTTATCATCCTCTTTGCGCACGGGCTGCTGGCTTCTGTGTTGAG CTTGAGGATGAAGACAGATTGCATTTAATCCCtatggatgatgatgaagaGGGTCAGTGCATTCGGTTGCTTTCTTTCTGCAGGAAGCATAGAGCTGTATCTAGCGACCGTCCTGCTGTTGATGAGTGTGTCGGACAAAAAGCTTGTGGATATTCAGACTATACTCCTCCATCAAATCCTTCTGGATGTGCTCGCAGTG AGCCTTACAATTATTttggaagaagaggaagaaaagaACCTGAAGTCCTTACAGCTGCATCTTTGAAGCGCTTGTATGTAGAAGATAGGCCATATTTGGTTGGTGGCCATAGTCAGCACGATCAATCAAGCGACACATTATCTTCCTCATTTGCTGGTTCTAGATACAGTGTTGACCTTCAAAAGCTAAGGTGTTCACAGCTCGATGTGTCAAGGAGCATCCTTTCCATGGTTGAGAAATACAACTTCATGAAAGAAACCTTTAGAAAAAGACTGGCATTTG GGAAATCTGGAATACATGGATTTGGCATCTTTACCAAGCTCCCTCATAAAGCGGGAGACATG GTAATTGAATACACTGGAGAACTTGTTAGACCTTCTATTGCTGACCGAAGGGAGCATCTAATTTACAACTCACTAGTG GGTGCTGGAACATACATGTTTCGGATTGATGATGAGCGTGTTATAGATGCCACAAGGGCTGGAAGCATTGCACATTTGATCAACCATTCATGTGAA CCAAATTGCTACTCAAGGGTTATAAATGTCAACAGTAATCCACATATAATCATATTTGCCAAACGAGATATTAAACAATGGGAAGAACTGACATATGATTACAG ATTCTTCTCTATCGATGAACAACTCGCGTGTTATTGTGGGTTCCCAAGATGCCGAGGTGTAGTAAATGATACTGAAGCTGAGGAACGAATGGCAAAGCAGTATGCACCACGCAATGAGTTAATAGACTGGGGAGGAGAATAA